Proteins encoded within one genomic window of Caldalkalibacillus thermarum:
- a CDS encoding ComEA family DNA-binding protein, which translates to MKWKVQINRCIDINSASFEELQQIVHIGPERAQQIIELRPFYSLDDLLRVDGIGPSRLQDIKDQGLACVHPPEEDEKN; encoded by the coding sequence TTGAAATGGAAAGTTCAAATTAATAGGTGTATTGATATTAACTCAGCCTCATTTGAGGAATTACAGCAAATTGTTCATATCGGTCCAGAAAGAGCACAACAGATCATTGAACTCCGTCCATTCTACTCTTTAGACGATTTGTTGCGAGTAGACGGCATTGGACCATCCAGATTACAAGACATTAAAGACCAGGGACTGGCATGCGTACACCCACCAGAAGAGGATGAAAAAAATTGA
- a CDS encoding DUF3006 domain-containing protein: MEKGVIDRIVDNKHAVILIGDDEREIIIPSHLLPSGAKEGTWLKVTFDANSVTQIEIDEVETERVKERISAKLAKLREKKKSNFKKR, translated from the coding sequence ATGGAAAAAGGTGTCATTGACCGTATAGTAGATAACAAACACGCTGTGATTTTAATCGGGGATGATGAGAGGGAAATCATCATCCCCTCCCATCTGCTTCCTTCAGGGGCAAAAGAAGGGACTTGGTTAAAAGTTACCTTTGACGCTAATAGCGTGACTCAAATAGAAATTGATGAGGTTGAGACAGAGAGGGTTAAAGAAAGGATCAGCGCAAAATTAGCAAAACTGAGGGAAAAGAAAAAGAGTAACTTTAAGAAAAGATAA